A single genomic interval of Xyrauchen texanus isolate HMW12.3.18 chromosome 8, RBS_HiC_50CHRs, whole genome shotgun sequence harbors:
- the LOC127647733 gene encoding C1q-related factor: MLVLVLVVLIPVLVSSVSNDNSHYEMLGTCRMVCDPYQNKGTTTGIASTGSSVQAEAEALADHGNMPPPSTLLQGPQGKPGRPGKPGPPGPPGEPGPPGPMGPPGDRGDRGRSGVLGLGNDGAISTVTYNTHPRVAFYAGLKNPHEGYEILKFDDVVTNLGNNYDGGLGKFICGVPGTYFFIYHVLMRGGDGTSMWADLCKNGQVRASAIAQDADQNYDYASNSVILHLEAGDEVYIKLDGGKAHGGNNNKYSTFSGFILYAD; the protein is encoded by the exons ATGCTGGTGCTGGTGCTGGTGGTGCTCATCCCCGTGCTGGTCAGCTCCGTGAGCAATGACAACAGCCACTATGAGATGCTGGGCACCTGTCGAATGGTGTGCGACCCCTACCAGAACAAGGGCACCACCACGGGCATCGCCAGCACTGGCTCTTCTGTGCAGGCCGAGGCCGAGGCTTTGGCCGATCATGGCAACATGCCTCCACCCTCCACGCTCCTCCAGGGGCCACAGGGGAAGCCGGGCCGGCCAGGCAAACCCGGACCTCCGGGGCCACCAGGGGAGCCAGGGCCCCCAGGTCCAATGGGGCCCCCGGGGGACCGGGGGGACAGGGGCCGAAGCGGGGTTCTGGGTCTGGGCAATGATGGAGCTATCAGCACAGTTACGTACAACACGCATCCACGAGTGGCTTTCTACGCGGGACTTAAGAACCCACACGAGGGCTATGAGATCCTCAAGTTTGACGATGTGGTGACCAACCTTGGCAACAACTATGACGGTGGTTTGGGAAAGTTCATCTGCGGTGTACCAGGCACATATTTCTTCATCTATCACGTTTTGATGAGGGGAGGCGATGGAACCAGCATGTGGGCTGACCTGTGCAAGAACGGACAG GTACGAGCCAGTGCGATCGCCCAAGACGCTGATCAGAACTATGACTACGCCTCTAACAGTGTGATTCTGCATCTAGAAGCGGGCGATGAAGTCTACATCAAACTGGATGGTGGCAAAGCCCATGGaggcaacaacaacaaatacagCACCTTCTCTGGCTTCATTCTTTACGCCGACTGA